From one Pararge aegeria chromosome 21, ilParAegt1.1, whole genome shotgun sequence genomic stretch:
- the LOC120633119 gene encoding transcription factor jun-D, which yields MVRQFGHGMETTFYDEQYPLSGPVESLKRSLTLDLDFGRGKRARAAPVLSSPDLQLLKLGSPELEKLIMQNGMITSATPTPGGAALFPAAAPTEEQELYARPFVEALDKLHHGEPAPPARRVYADLDRPLERYPTPVVKDEPQTVPSAASSPPLSPIDMDSQERIKLERKRQRNRVAASKCRRRKLERISKLEDKVKLLKGENVELAQMVVKLKDHVSRLKQQVIEHANSGCHIDAHF from the coding sequence ATGGTTCGGCAATTCGGCCACGGGATGGAGACCACTTTCTACGACGAGCAGTACCCCCTGAGCGGCCCCGTGGAGAGTCTGAAGCGGTCGCTCACCCTGGACCTGGACTTCGGGCGCGGCAAgcgcgcgcgcgccgcgcccGTGCTGTCGTCGCCCGACCTGCAGCTGCTCAAGCTGGGCTCGCCCGAGCTGGAGAAGCTCATCATGCAGAACGGCATGATCACGTCGGCCACGCCCACGCCCGGCGGCGCCGCGCTGTTCCCCGCCGCCGCGCCCACGGAGGAGCAGGAGCTGTACGCGCGCCCCTTCGTGGAGGCGCTGGACAAGCTGCACCACGGCGagcccgcgccgcccgcgcgcCGCGTGTACGCCGACCTGGACCGGCCGCTGGAGCGCTACCCCACGCCCGTGGTGAAGGACGAGCCGCAGACCGTGCCCAGCGCCGCCAGCTCGCCGCCGCTGTCGCCCATCGACATGGACTCGCAGGAGCGCATCAAGCTGGAGCGCAAGCGCCAGCGCAACCGCGTGGCCGCGTCCAAGTGCCGGCGCCGCAAGCTCGAGCGCATCTCCAAGCTGGAGGACAAGGTCAAGCTGCTGAAGGGCGAGAACGTGGAGCTGGCGCAGATGGTGGTGAAGCTCAAGGACCACGTGTCGCGGCTCAAGCAGCAGGTCATCGAGCACGCCAACAGCGGCTGCCACATCGACGCGCACTTCTga